The region ATCGACCGTATGGCGTTCCTGGTTCCGGTGGCGGTGGGCGCACAGCTCTCCTTCTACACGCAGGCCCTGGAAATCGGCCGCAGCTCGATCCGAATGATGGTCGAGGTCTGGAGCGACGATCCACTGTCCAGTGAGTGGCGAAAAGTGACTGAAGCCGTATTCGTGTTCGTCGCCATCGACGGCAGCGGCCGCACCCGCTCGGTGCCGCCGCGCGCTCGTTAAACCTGGGGAGCGTTAAACGCGGCCATCGTTTTACGGTCCATTGCAGTCCTGTTACCGATCGAGAGTTGCCCATGAGCACGCCCAACGTTGAAGCCGTGAAACTGGATGAACTGAACTGCTGGTGCATCCGCCACGGTCAGGCCGAATTGCTGGTGGCCCAGCAAGGCGCGCACATCCTGAGCTATCAAGTGGCAGGACAACCGCCGCTGATCTGGCTCAACGACCAGGCGCTGTTCAAGACCGGCAAAAGCATCCGCGCCGGTGTGCCGGTGTGCTGGCCGTGGTTCGGCAACCTGCCGCGCAACCCGCAGAGTGTTCGGGACATGCGCATCAGCAACGAACCGGCGACGGCCCACGGACTCGTGCGGACGATGGACTGGGCGCTGGGGGAAATGGCAACCGAGGGTGAAAGCCTGACGGTGGAATTCGTACTGCCCTACCCCGAAGGTGGCCTGCCGGGCTGGCCACATCAGGTGGATTTGAAACTGAGTATTCGCCTCGACAACCAGTTGCACATCAGCCTAACCAGCCATAACCAGGGCCAAGAAGCCGTTAGCATCAGCCAGGCGCTGCACAGCTATTTCGCGGTCAGCGATGTGCGCGACGTGCAGGTTGAGGGCCTGGATGGCTTGAGCTACATCGAAACCCTGGACGACTGGAACATCGTCAAGCAAACCGGCGACCTGCGCTTTATCGGTGAGACCGACCGCATCTACCTCAACACCCCGGCGACGCTAAGTATTGTCGACCCCGCCTGGAAACGACGCATCGAACTGACCAGCAGCGGTTCGCGCTCGACGGTGATCTGGAACCCATGGATTGATCGGGCAGCGGCATTCAGCGACATGGCCGAAGATGGCTGGCAGCGCATGCTGTGCATTGAGACGGCAAACGTGATGGACGATGTGGTGAAGCTGGAGGCCGGCGCCCGTCACACCCTAGGCGTGAGCATCGGCAGCAAACCTCTCTAGCACCACAAAACCATGGTTGGAGCGAGCCTCACCGCGGGCGGGCCTGCTCCAATATGAATGGCTGTGTTTATAGATCCGACTCTTTGACTACCCGCACTTTCGCTGCTTCCAACGCATACGCTGCATCCGCCAAGTCGTTGTTGACCTTCTCGATCTTCAGCGTGCCCGTCACCCACAGCGGTGTGTAGATATCGTCCAGCTTCAACCCCTTGGGGTATCGCACCAGCACCAACTGGTTAGGCGGCGGTGGCGGCACATGGATACAGGCGCCTGGGTATGGCACGAGAAAGAACAGCGTACTGCGGCCCTTGGCATCGGTTTCCAGCGGGACTGGATAGCCACCAATACGGATGCTCTTGTCGTTCATCGACGGCACGGTTTTGGTCGAATACATCACCGCCGGCAAGCCTTTGCTTTGCTTCAGGCCACCTTTGTCGGTAAACGTGCCAGTGGCCTCGGGGGAGTTATGATCGATTTCGGGCATGGCCTCGAGGGCTTTCTGGTCCGACTTGGGCATCAGTTCCAGCCAATCGGTTTCAGGCAATTCGCCGGCATGGGCGAAGCCCGAACCCAGAAAAAGGAGACTCAACAGAAGACGGCGCATGGGGATGCTCGACAAAGGAAAGGATGGGGCAATGGCGAGCATTCTAGCCCTCTCGACCTGCGCGGCAGAGAGGGCTTTGTCGCTTGAATCAGCTCTTTTTGAACAGGCCGTAGATCACCAGCAGCACGATCGCACCCACCAACGCACCGAAGAAACCTGCGCCTTGGCCGGCTTGATAAATGCCCAACGCCTGACCGCCGTAGGTGGCTGCCAGCGAACCGCCGATACCGAGCAAGATAGTCATGATCCAACCCATGCTGTCATCGCCCGGCTTCAGGAAGCGAGCCAACAGGCCGACGATCAAGCCGATAAAGATGGTTCCAATGATTCCCATGGCGTTTCCCTCTGAGTGATTTGGATATAAGCCTAGTCAGACTTTGACATCCTGCCATCAGAGAACGGCGACCCCTGAAGGTTCCGCCGATGCCTGATGAAACTATTCGGCGATCAACGCTTCGACTTTAAGAATCTGCTGCGCCAGCGTGGCCTTGTCGGCGCAACGCAGGTTGGCGTGACCGACCTTGCGTCCAGCCTTGAACGCCTTGCCATAGTGGTGCAAATGGCAATCAGCAATCGCGATGACTTTTTTTACCGGCGGCACGACACCGATAAAGTTCAGCATTGCGCTCTCCCCGACCTTGGCTGTCGAGCCCAGCGGCAGACCGGCGATGGCCCGCAAGTGGTTTTCGAACTGGCTGCACTCGGCGCCTTCAGTGGTCCAATGCCCTGAGTTATGGACGCGCGGGGCGATTTCGTTGGCCTTCAGACCACCGTCAACTTCGAAGAACTCGAACGCCATCACGCCGACGTACTCCAGCTGTTTGAGCACACGGCTGGAATAATCTTCAGCCAAGGCTTGCAGCGGGTGGTCGGTGCTGGCCACGGACAGCTTGAGGATGCCATTGTCGTGGGTGTTATGGACCAGCGGATAGAACTTCGTTTCGCCATCGCGAGCACGCACAGCGATCAACGAAACTTCGCCAGTGAACGGCACGAAGCCTTCCAGCAGGCAGGCGACGCTGCCCAATTCGGCAAAAGTGCCCACCACGTCTTGCGCCGTGCGCAGCACTTTCTGGCCCTTGCCGTCATAACCCAGGGTGCGGGTTTTCAGCACGGCCGGCAGGCCGATAGACACTACCGCGGCGTCCAGATCGGCTTGCGACTGGATATCAGCGAAGGCAGGGGTCGGAATCCCCAGGTCCTTGAACATGCTTTTTTCAAACCAACGGTCACGCGCAATGCGCAGGGCTTCGGCGCTCGGGTACACCGGGACGAACTGCGAAAGGAACGCAACCGTTTCGGCCGGGACGCTTTCGAACTCGAACGTCACCAGATCGACTTCATCGGCTAATTGACGCAAGTGGTCCTGATCACCGTAATCGGCCCGCAGGTGCTCACCCAGCGCAGCAGCGCAAGCGTCTGGCGCGGGGTCCAGAAAAGCGAAGTTCATGCCCAGCGGGGTGCCCGCCAAGGCCAACATGCGACCCAACTGGCCGCCACCGATTACACCGATCTTCATCGTCAACAACCTCAGGCGATGCGTGGGTCTGGATTGTCCAGAACGCTGTCTGTCTGCTCAGCACGGAAGGTTTTCAGTACCGCGTGGAACTGCGGGTGCTTGGCGCCCAGGATACTTGCCGACAGCAGCGCAGCGTTGATCGCGCCCGCCTTGCCGATGGCCAGGGTTGCCACCGGAATGCCCGCGGGCATCTGCACGATAGACAGCAGCGAATCGACGCCCGAAAGCATCGACGACTGCACCGGCACGCCCAGCACCGGCAGGTGAGTCTTGGCCGCACACATGCCTGGCAAGTGGGCCGCGCCACCGGCACCGGCAATAATCACCTCGATCCCGCGCGCCTCAGCCTCTTCGGCGTACTGGAACAGCAGGTCCGGGGTGCGGTGGGCAGAGACCACTTTAACCTCGTAAGGGATGCCGAGCTTTTCCAGCATATCGGCGGTGTGGCTAAGGGTGGACCAATCGGACTTGGAGCCCATGATCACGCCAACCAGTGCGCTCATCGTCGTGCCTCTTCTCTCTGGGCGCCCGCAGGCGCGTCAAAAAACAACAAGCCACGCGGGAAATCCGGCGTGGCTTGAGTATGCGAATTAAGGCCGGTTGGACCGGCCGAAGGCCGCGCAGTATACCTCAATGAAGCAGATAAACAGCCCCCGCGGCGACCATCTGTCATACGGCGCGAAGTGCCGGTTTTATTGACTTCAAGGTCAGCGAACGATCACCACAATCCCCCAGGGTGACGCGATGGACTCAAGTGCCTTGCGCCGCGCCGCCTTCAAGCTTGCGCCACAGCAAACGCACATTGGCCTTGCGCACCAGCGCGCAGCGATACAGTCGAATCTCCAGCGGCACATGCCATTGCGGGCCACCACACACGACCAATTCGCCACGCGCCAACTCGGCGCGCACGCTCAGTTGTGGCACCCAGGCAATCCCCAGTCCCTCCAGCGCCATGCTTTTCAGGCTGTCGGCCATGGCCGTTTCATAAATAGTGGTAAAACGCAGCGCGCGCTGGCGCAGCAGCAAATTCACCGAGCGCCCGAGAAAGGCACCGGCGCTGTAGGCCAACAACGGCACGCTGACCTCGCCTTCCAGGTCGAACAACGGTTTGCCTTCGGCATCCGCCGCACACACCGGCAACATTTCAGTCTGCCCCAGGTGCAGCGAAGGGAAGATCTCCGGGTCCATCTGCATCGCCGCGTCCGGATCATAGAACGCCAGCATCAAATCGCACCCGCCTTCACGCAACGCATGCACCGCGTCGCCGACGTTGGTGGCGACTAATCGGGTGGCGATGTTCAGGCCTTCATTCCGCAGCTGTGCAATCCAGCGCGGAAAGAAACCCAGCGCCAACGAGTGCGCTGCCGCGACCTGCATTACCTCGCCCTGCCCGCCTTCCAAATGATGAAGGTGACGCAACACTTCGCCGAGCTGCTCGACCACCGTGCGCGCGGTGACCAAAAACAACTGCCCCGCCGCCGTCAGCTCGATCGGTGTGCGCGAGCGATTGACCAATTGCAGGCCCAGCGCGGTCTCAAGACTGCGGATGCGCCGGCTGAACGCTGGCTGGGTCACAAAGCGCCGTTCGGCCGCCTGGGAGAAGCTGCGAGTGGCGGCCAAGGCACTAAAGTCCTCCAACCATTTGCTTTCCAGATTCATCACGCCCTCCCGGACACGCACCAATTTAGGTCGCACGCTCGCCGCACACGCGGCGTCACACGGGCATTATGCCGAATGTGCATAGGCTAGTGCGTAACAGCATTGGCCCAAAAAACACCACAAGCCTAGCATTCGCAGCGTTCCGGCATTGACCGGGTCCTTATCGAGATGATTTCTATCATGTCCTCCGCTGCATCTTTGCGCACAGAAAAAGACCTGCTTGGCGTACTCGAAGTACCCGCTCAAGCGTATTACGGCATCCAGACCCTGCGAGCGGTGAACAACTTCCGTCTCTCCGGCGTTCCGATTTCGCATTACCCGAAACTGGTTGTCGGTCTGGCAATGGTCAAACAGGCCGCCGCTGACGCCAACCGCGAGCTGGGTCATCTGAACGAAGCCAAGCACGCCGCCATCAGCGAAGCCTGTGCCCGATTGATCCGCGGTGATTTCCACGAAGAGTTCGTGGTGGACATGATTCAAGGCGGCGCCGGCACGTCGACCAACATGAATGCCAACGAAGTCATCGCCAACATCGCGCTGGAGGCCATGGGTCACCAGAAAGGCGAATACCAGTACCTGCACCCGAACAACGACGTGAACATGGCGCAGTCCACCAACGACGCCTATCCCACCGCGATCCGCCTGGGTCTGCTGCTGGGTCACGACGCGCTGCTGGCCAGCCTCGACAGCCTGATCCAGGCATTCGCCGCCAAGGGTGTGGAGTTCAACCACGTCCTGAAAATGGGCCGCACCCAACTGCAAGACGCCGTGCCAATGACCTTGGGTCAAGAGTTCCGTGCGTTCGCCACCACCCTGAGCGAAGACCTGGCGCGTCTGAAGACCCTGGCCCCCGAGCTGCTGACCGAAGTCAACCTGGGCGGCACCGCGATTGGCACCGGCATCAACGCCGACCCGCGCTACCAGCACCTGGCCGTCTCGCGCCTGGCAATCATCAGCGGTCAACCGCTGGTGCCGGCGGCTGACCTGATCGAAGCCACGTCAGACATGGGCGCCTTCGTGCTGTTCTCCGGCATGCTCAAGCGCACTGCGGTCAAGCTGTCGAAGATCTGCAACGATCTGCGTCTGTTGTCCAGCGGACCACGCACCGGCATCAACGAAATCAACTTGCCAGCGCGTCAGCCTGGCAGCTCGATCATGCCCGGCAAGGTCAACCCGGTGATCCCGGAAGCTGTTAACCAAGTCGCGTTCCAGATCATCGGCAACGACCTGGCGCTGACCATTGCGGCCGAAGGCGGCCAGTTGCAGTTGAACGTGATGGAGCCGCTGATCGCGTTCAAGATCTTCGACTCGATCCGCCTGCTGCAACGCGCCATGGACATGCTGCGCGAGCACTGCATCGTCGGCATCACTGCCAACGAAGCACGCTGCCGCGAACTGGTCGAACACTCGATCGGCCTGGTCACCGCACTGAACCCGTACATCGGCTACGAAAATGCCACCCGTATCGCCCGTATCGCTCTCGAAAGCGGTCGCGGCGTACTGGAACTGGTGCGCGAAGAAGGCTTGCTCGACGAAGCGATGCTCGCCGACATCCTGCGCCCGGAAAACATGATTGCTCCGCGTCTGGTGCCTCTGAAGGCCTAACCAAAACGCCGGTTCCTTTCATCAGGAACCACGCTCACCAGGTCGAGGGACTAGACACCTCTCACCTTTTGAGGGCTTGGGGATTTATTTCCCAAGCCCTTTTTTTTAACCCTTTGGCAGCAACAACAGAATGTTTGAACGCTGAGAAATATGGGAGCGAGCCTGCTCGCGAAAACGATAGGCCGAGCACATCGATGCTGGATGTGCCGCCCTCTTCGCAAACAGGCTCGCTTCTACATGAAACAGCTTTCACATAAACCCGACGCCAGAAACGTCGGGAGTTTCAACGCTTCGTTTCGTCGTTTGCACCACAACCGTGCAGACGGGCACGCCACTGATCGGTATAGTGCGGCCCCTCTTCGCGTGAGCGGTCGTCGGTAACGAGGCCCAAACACATGCGAAACCCGACCTAATAACAACCCGCGATATGGAGCCGGGATGAACCTTCGCCTCACCTGCTTTGCCCCGCGCAAACCGGTGTAACGCGATGTGTCTGCCCCGCCAGCATTTGCTTAAACAAAAAACAGCGAGGAATACTCCATGCTCGAAGTCATCAACGGCTTCCTCTCAGAGAAAGTACTGATCGTGCTCATTGTCGGGCTCGGTGGTTACTTCACGATCCGCTCGCGTTTCGTTCAATTGCGCCACTTCTTCCATATGTTCGCGGTGTTCCGCGACAGCCTCAAAAGCAGCACCGGTCAACTCAGCTCGTTCCAGGCCCTGATGCTCAGCCTCGCCGGCCGCGTTGGTGCAGGCAACATCGCCGGTGTCGGCATCGCCGTCACCATGGGCGGCCCTGGCGCGGTGTTCTGGATGTGGGTGACCGCGCTGGTCGGCATGTCCAGCAGCTTTTTTGAGTGTTCCCTCGGCCAGCTCTACAAGCGCTGCGACTCCGACGGCACCTACCGTGGCGGCCCGTCCTATTACATTCAACATGGCCTGCAAAAACGCTGGTTGGGCATGGTCATGGCATTCCTGTTGCTCGTGACCTTCGGCTTCGCCTTCAACGGCCTCCAATCCCACGCCGTGACTCACTCGCTGCAGGACGCGTTCAAATTCGACCCGCATTACACCGGCGCGGCGCTGGCCGTATTGCTGGGCCTGGTGTTCATCGGTGGCATCAAGCGCATCGCCAAGGTCGCTGACCTGTTGGTACCGGTGAAAACCCTGGTCTACATCGGCGTGACCCTCTACGTGATCGTGCTGCAATTCGACCACGTTCCAGCGATGCTGATGACCATCGTCAAAAGTGCCTTCGGTCTGGATCAGGCCTTCGGCGGCCTCGTCGGCAGCGCAATCATCATGGGCGTTAAGCGAGGCGTGTTCGCCAACGAAGCGGGCCTGGGCAGTGCGCCAAACGTAGCAGCTGTGGCGTCGGTTGAGCACCCGGTGGCACAAGGCGTGGTTCAAGCGTTCAGCGTGTTCCTCGACACCTTCGTGATCTGCACCTGCACCGCGTTGCTGATCCTACTGTCGGGCTTCTACACCCCTGGCTTCGAAGGCGACGGCATTGCCCTGACCCAGAATTCCCTGGCCGCCGTGGTCGGTGACTGGGGCCGGGTGTTCATCTCCGTGGCCCTGTCGTTGTTCGTGTTTACCTCGATCCTCTACAACTACTACCTGGGCGAGAGCAATCTGCGCTTCCTGATCGGTGAAAACCGCTGGGCGCTGATGGGTTACCGTGCCTTGGTATTGGTGTTGATCTTCTGGGGTGCCATCGAAAACCTCGGCACGGTGTTCGCCTTCGCCGACATCACCATGACCCTGCTGGCGTTCGTCAACCTGATCGCGCTGTTCCTGCTGTTCAAAGTCGGCATGCGCATCCTGCGTGACTACGATGACCAGCGTGCTGCCGGGATCAAGACCCCCGTGTTCGATTCGAGCAAGTTCCCGGACCTGGACCTGGACCTGAACGCCTGGCCCGCCAACCCGCCGGCCGCCGCGACGAAGGCCGAAGCTGAGCCTCAAGGCGTGACCGCAGCGCAACGCTGATCGGTTAAAGTGCGATTTGCCCTGTGGGAGCGAGCTGGCTCGCTCCCACAGGAAGTCTTCGTTCTTGGAGAAACCCCATGAATTCCTCGACCTACCCCGGCGCTCAGCACGTCATGGTGCTCTACACCGGTGGCACCATCGGCATGCAAGCCAGCGCCAATGGCCTGGCCCCGGCGTCCGGTTTCGAAGCACGGATGCGCGACCACCTGCACAGCCAACTCGAACTTGTGGTGCCACAGTGGCGCTTTCGCGAGATGTCGCCGCTGATCGACAGTGCCAACATGAGCCCTGCTTATTGGCAACAACTGCGTGAAGCCGTCGTCGATGCCGTTGATGAGCAAGGCTGCGACAGTGTGTTGATCCTGCACGGCACCGACACCCTGGCCTACAGCGCAGCGGCCATGAGCTTTCAATTGCTCGGCCTGCACGCGCGCGTGGTGTTTACCGGCTCTATGCTCCCGGCCGGCGTGACCGACAGCGATGCCTGGGAAAACCTCAGCGGCGCACTCGTTGCACTGGGCCACGGCTTGGCGCCAGGCGTGCATTTGTACTTCCACGGTGAGTTGCTGGACGCCACCCGTTGCGCAAAGGTTCGTAGTTTCGGTCGTCATCCGTTCAAGCGCCTGGAGCGCCAGGGGGGTGGCGTGAAAGCCACGTCGCTGCCCACGCAACTGAACTACAACCAGCGCAGGCAACTGGCGAAAGTCGCTGTATTGCCCCTGTTCCCCGGGATTGGCGCCGAGGTACTGGGCGGCATGCTCGATAGCGGCATTCAGGGCTTGGTGCTGGAATGCTACGGCAGCGGCACCGGACCGAGCGACAACCCCGAGTTTCTCGCCAGCCTGGAGCGGGCACGGGATAAAGGCATCGTGGTGGTCGCCGTCACTCAGTGCCATGAAGGCGGTGTCGAACTCGATATTTACGAGGCCGGCAGCCGCTTGCGTGGGGTCGGTGTCTTGTCCGGCGGCGGCATGACCCGCGAAGCGGCATTCGGTAAATTGCATGCGTTGCTGGGCGCAGGGCTGGAAACGGCAGAAGTTCGTCGACTGCTCGAACTGGATTTATGTGGCGAGCTGCGCTGACGCTCACACGTTGCACACGGGGTGCTTGCAACGTCCTGCATAAATTCAAAGCGCTGATGCATACATAGTTACCACCTTCCCTGATTTGCCGTTCCTTAGCATGGAGCTTCCCGAGACCCCCCTCGGGCAGCTTCCATACTTTGCGAAACAGGGATGCTCCATGACTCAATCATCCGATACCCCCACGCAGCAAAAAACTGTTCGTCATGCCCCACTTGAAGCACTGATGACTCAACTGTGCGTCGGTCCTGACTTGGGTGAAGTCGCCGCCGTGCTTTTGCGACAGGCCTTACAGGCGCTTTATCCAAACCTGGACATCGACCCGGCCATCGCCATGGTGGGTACTTCGTGTTGGGAAATCGTCGACGACGCGATCATTCCAAAGCCCACTCAATACGAAGCGCTGACCGACATTCTCGCTGGACGATCCTTAAACGACGATCAAGTCATCTACCTTGAGAGTCAGCACTTTCTCACCCAACAGCCGCTTACAGACCCCGTTCTTCATCTGCCTGTACGCATTGCTGAAATCGCCAGCACCCTCAATATACTTGCCCCCCAAATGCTCATTGCCTATCAGGAACAACAACTGGCGTTCTGGAACAAAACCGACAATAACGGCGTGCGCTGGCATGCAC is a window of Pseudomonas sp. DC1.2 DNA encoding:
- a CDS encoding GlsB/YeaQ/YmgE family stress response membrane protein, whose protein sequence is MGIIGTIFIGLIVGLLARFLKPGDDSMGWIMTILLGIGGSLAATYGGQALGIYQAGQGAGFFGALVGAIVLLVIYGLFKKS
- a CDS encoding alanine/glycine:cation symporter family protein codes for the protein MLEVINGFLSEKVLIVLIVGLGGYFTIRSRFVQLRHFFHMFAVFRDSLKSSTGQLSSFQALMLSLAGRVGAGNIAGVGIAVTMGGPGAVFWMWVTALVGMSSSFFECSLGQLYKRCDSDGTYRGGPSYYIQHGLQKRWLGMVMAFLLLVTFGFAFNGLQSHAVTHSLQDAFKFDPHYTGAALAVLLGLVFIGGIKRIAKVADLLVPVKTLVYIGVTLYVIVLQFDHVPAMLMTIVKSAFGLDQAFGGLVGSAIIMGVKRGVFANEAGLGSAPNVAAVASVEHPVAQGVVQAFSVFLDTFVICTCTALLILLSGFYTPGFEGDGIALTQNSLAAVVGDWGRVFISVALSLFVFTSILYNYYLGESNLRFLIGENRWALMGYRALVLVLIFWGAIENLGTVFAFADITMTLLAFVNLIALFLLFKVGMRILRDYDDQRAAGIKTPVFDSSKFPDLDLDLNAWPANPPAAATKAEAEPQGVTAAQR
- a CDS encoding 5-(carboxyamino)imidazole ribonucleotide synthase — protein: MKIGVIGGGQLGRMLALAGTPLGMNFAFLDPAPDACAAALGEHLRADYGDQDHLRQLADEVDLVTFEFESVPAETVAFLSQFVPVYPSAEALRIARDRWFEKSMFKDLGIPTPAFADIQSQADLDAAVVSIGLPAVLKTRTLGYDGKGQKVLRTAQDVVGTFAELGSVACLLEGFVPFTGEVSLIAVRARDGETKFYPLVHNTHDNGILKLSVASTDHPLQALAEDYSSRVLKQLEYVGVMAFEFFEVDGGLKANEIAPRVHNSGHWTTEGAECSQFENHLRAIAGLPLGSTAKVGESAMLNFIGVVPPVKKVIAIADCHLHHYGKAFKAGRKVGHANLRCADKATLAQQILKVEALIAE
- a CDS encoding asparaginase, which translates into the protein MNSSTYPGAQHVMVLYTGGTIGMQASANGLAPASGFEARMRDHLHSQLELVVPQWRFREMSPLIDSANMSPAYWQQLREAVVDAVDEQGCDSVLILHGTDTLAYSAAAMSFQLLGLHARVVFTGSMLPAGVTDSDAWENLSGALVALGHGLAPGVHLYFHGELLDATRCAKVRSFGRHPFKRLERQGGGVKATSLPTQLNYNQRRQLAKVAVLPLFPGIGAEVLGGMLDSGIQGLVLECYGSGTGPSDNPEFLASLERARDKGIVVVAVTQCHEGGVELDIYEAGSRLRGVGVLSGGGMTREAAFGKLHALLGAGLETAEVRRLLELDLCGELR
- a CDS encoding LysR substrate-binding domain-containing protein, with translation MNLESKWLEDFSALAATRSFSQAAERRFVTQPAFSRRIRSLETALGLQLVNRSRTPIELTAAGQLFLVTARTVVEQLGEVLRHLHHLEGGQGEVMQVAAAHSLALGFFPRWIAQLRNEGLNIATRLVATNVGDAVHALREGGCDLMLAFYDPDAAMQMDPEIFPSLHLGQTEMLPVCAADAEGKPLFDLEGEVSVPLLAYSAGAFLGRSVNLLLRQRALRFTTIYETAMADSLKSMALEGLGIAWVPQLSVRAELARGELVVCGGPQWHVPLEIRLYRCALVRKANVRLLWRKLEGGAAQGT
- a CDS encoding D-hexose-6-phosphate mutarotase; amino-acid sequence: MSTPNVEAVKLDELNCWCIRHGQAELLVAQQGAHILSYQVAGQPPLIWLNDQALFKTGKSIRAGVPVCWPWFGNLPRNPQSVRDMRISNEPATAHGLVRTMDWALGEMATEGESLTVEFVLPYPEGGLPGWPHQVDLKLSIRLDNQLHISLTSHNQGQEAVSISQALHSYFAVSDVRDVQVEGLDGLSYIETLDDWNIVKQTGDLRFIGETDRIYLNTPATLSIVDPAWKRRIELTSSGSRSTVIWNPWIDRAAAFSDMAEDGWQRMLCIETANVMDDVVKLEAGARHTLGVSIGSKPL
- a CDS encoding acyl-CoA thioesterase, yielding MIELEQEDPIPQGDLALQITALPRETNGFGDIFGGWLVAQMDLAGTAMASKVAGGRVATVAIDRMAFLVPVAVGAQLSFYTQALEIGRSSIRMMVEVWSDDPLSSEWRKVTEAVFVFVAIDGSGRTRSVPPRAR
- the purE gene encoding 5-(carboxyamino)imidazole ribonucleotide mutase encodes the protein MSALVGVIMGSKSDWSTLSHTADMLEKLGIPYEVKVVSAHRTPDLLFQYAEEAEARGIEVIIAGAGGAAHLPGMCAAKTHLPVLGVPVQSSMLSGVDSLLSIVQMPAGIPVATLAIGKAGAINAALLSASILGAKHPQFHAVLKTFRAEQTDSVLDNPDPRIA
- a CDS encoding DUF3299 domain-containing protein; protein product: MRRLLLSLLFLGSGFAHAGELPETDWLELMPKSDQKALEAMPEIDHNSPEATGTFTDKGGLKQSKGLPAVMYSTKTVPSMNDKSIRIGGYPVPLETDAKGRSTLFFLVPYPGACIHVPPPPPNQLVLVRYPKGLKLDDIYTPLWVTGTLKIEKVNNDLADAAYALEAAKVRVVKESDL
- the aspA gene encoding aspartate ammonia-lyase encodes the protein MSSAASLRTEKDLLGVLEVPAQAYYGIQTLRAVNNFRLSGVPISHYPKLVVGLAMVKQAAADANRELGHLNEAKHAAISEACARLIRGDFHEEFVVDMIQGGAGTSTNMNANEVIANIALEAMGHQKGEYQYLHPNNDVNMAQSTNDAYPTAIRLGLLLGHDALLASLDSLIQAFAAKGVEFNHVLKMGRTQLQDAVPMTLGQEFRAFATTLSEDLARLKTLAPELLTEVNLGGTAIGTGINADPRYQHLAVSRLAIISGQPLVPAADLIEATSDMGAFVLFSGMLKRTAVKLSKICNDLRLLSSGPRTGINEINLPARQPGSSIMPGKVNPVIPEAVNQVAFQIIGNDLALTIAAEGGQLQLNVMEPLIAFKIFDSIRLLQRAMDMLREHCIVGITANEARCRELVEHSIGLVTALNPYIGYENATRIARIALESGRGVLELVREEGLLDEAMLADILRPENMIAPRLVPLKA